A genome region from Ptiloglossa arizonensis isolate GNS036 chromosome 4, iyPtiAriz1_principal, whole genome shotgun sequence includes the following:
- the Stl gene encoding ADAMTS metallopeptidase stall — protein sequence MRNMAFTLETIMLLLLRIVYGRVTRDTEIVLLPLWNTGNDAEVPLRFTAFDRSVELMLHRNDKITAPQFQVWKHTVEDNMEELSELGKSTPCHYLHRNDFGSAAISLCEEGGVRGLIFLDNITLEITPLQSQEISFFGDHQLRQRSDSLGQPHVVKRAQTPSIFFENEPKRYEYDEATNPDPTRELLEEPRPKKSNDALTLELAVFLDEPGYNIFSPFFDRNDEQLRDMLLAYINGVQAVYHHPSLGVTIDISLVRLEIMERQPRDLPHFDGDRSSLLDSFCNYAKKRNPLDEFHPHHWDMGLYVSGLDFYAIEAGRKNTATMGLATVDGLCIDQYSCVIAELGVTNQFGKPFPSAGFTSVYIAAHEIGHNLGMHHDSTGNLCPKDGYIMSPSRGMHGETIWSECSRDVAQTLSYKKPCLMDRPTFQTSNRLDHTRFFDLPGREWNAKKQCEILLRDKDATVATLYGICDSLQCKTPHRSGYYFAGPALDGTYCASGKECRGGECKNALQIPPETNGPLVQPGGWSNWIPGPCSSGCLLKSTGAQTRRRFCDSPIPKNTDAGCRGLHYDVVLCRDDKLCKKKRRTVNEFATLRCVEFSERLPELDGQGGGLQAPHETERPWMACTIFCRRKDIASYYTPRVELNDLGLDPYFPDGTWCHAEEGQNYFCRQHHCLPENFRFEKNLLKDRQHDDIEFGPQNAHPNGLRLDDQVVKYLSLGPDGLPLLTSLSHSIGFPPDEEEWIDKDYVELPKPSEETISVVQYRMKK from the exons ATGCGCAATATGGCCTTCACGTTAGAAACTATAATGCTACTTTTACTGCGTATAGTATACGGACGAGTTACGCGGGACACCGAAATTGTTTTATTGCCGTTATGGAATACAGGAAATGATGCAGAG GTACCTTTAAGGTTTACGGCTTTCGACCGGTCTGTCGAGTTAATGTTACATAGAAATGATAAAATCACAGCGCCTCAATTTCAAGTCTGGAAACACACCGTGGAAGACAATATGGAAGAATTATCGGAACTTGGTAAATCAACACCTTGCCACTATCTTCACAGAAATGATTTCGGTTCGGCGGCCATAAGCCTCTGCGAGGAAGGTGGTGTG CGTGGTCTTATTTTCTTGGACAACATCACGTTGGAAATTACACCGCTTCAGAGCCAAGAAATTTCGTTTTTCGGCGATCATCAGCTCAGACAACGTTCAGACTCTTTGGGGCAGCCACACGTCGTCAAGAGAGCACAAACACCTTCCatattttttgaaaacgaaCCAAAACGGTACGAATACGACGAGGCAACGAACCCAGACCCGACCAGAGAGTTACTCGAAGAGCCAAGACCGAAGAAGTCCAATGATGCTCTTACGTTGGAGTTGGCAGTTTTCCTTGACGAGCCTGGCTACAATATTTTCTCGCCTTTCTTTGACAGGAACGATGAACAGTTACGCGACATGTTACTGGCCTATATAAACGGTGTGCAAGCGGTTTATCATCATCCAAGTTTAGGTGTTACAATCGATATATCTCTCGTGAGACTGGAGATCATGGAAAGGCAACCACGTGACCTGCCGCATTTTGACGGAGACCGAAGTAGCCTGTTGGATTCGTTTTGTAATTACGCGAAGAAACGGAATCCGTTGGACGAGTTTCATCCGCATCACTGGGACATGGGTTTGTACGTTTCCGGTTTGGATTTCTACGCAATAGAAGCTGGACGAAAGAACACTGCCACTATGGGACTTGCAACGGTAGATGGGCTTTGCATTGATCAATACTCTTGCGTTATTGCTGAATTAGGTGTGACCAATCAGTTTGGTAAACCGTTTCCATCAGCGGGGTTTACGTCCGTCTACATAGCTGCACACGAAATCGGTCACAA TCTAGGGATGCATCACGATTCAACGGGCAATCTTTGCCCGAAGGATGGCTACATAATGTCACCCAGCAGAGGTATGCACGGTGAGACAATTTGGTCAGAATGTAGCCGCGACGTGGCGCAAACGCTCTCATACAAGAAGCCGTGTCTGATGGACAGACCGACTTTCCAAACGAGTAACCGATTAGATCATACACGATTCTTCGATCTTCCTGGTAGAGAGTGGAACGCGAAGAAGCAATGCGAGATACTCTTGCGCGATAAGGACGCCACCGTCGCGACCCTGTACGGAATCTGCGATTCCTTGCAATGCAAGACTCCACACAGAAGTGGTTACTACTTTGCCGGACCAGCGTTAGATGGAACCTATTGCGCGTCAGGGAAGGAATGCCGTGGCGGTGAGTGTAAGAACGCGTTACAGATTCCTCCAGAAACGAACGGGCCCCTCGTTCAACCGGGTGGCTGGAGCAATTGGATACCAGGACCGTGCAGTAGCGGATGTCTTTTAAAGTCCACCGGTGCCCAAACGAGACGACGATTCTGTGACAGTCCAATTCCTAAAAATACGGACGCTGGTTGTCGAGGATTGCATTACGACGTGGTCCTCTGCAGGGACGACAAGCTCTGCAAGAAGAAACGTAGAACCGTCAACGAATTCGCGACACTGAGATGCGTCGAGTTCAGCGAAAGATTGCCAGAATTGGACGGCCAGGGTGGTGGGTTGCAGGCACCGCACGAGACCGAAAGACCGTGGATGGCTTGCACTATATTCTGTCGGCGAAAAGACATAGCATCTTATTACACGCCGCGTGTGGAATTAAACGACCTTGGCCTTGACCCATACTTTCCAGATGGGACGTGGTGCCACGCCGAGGAGggacaaaattatttttgtcggCAGCATCACTGTCTACCGGAgaactttcgtttcgagaaaaacctTCTGAAGGATCGTCAGCACGACGATATCGAATTTGGACCTCAGAACGCACATCCCAATGGGCTTCGTCTCGATGATCAGGTGGTTAAATATCTCAGTTTGGGACCGGACGGCTTGCCACTCTTAACCTCCCTTTCACACAGTATTGGATTTCCACCGGACGAAGAAGAATGGATCGATAAAGATTACGTAGAGTTGCCGAAACCGTCGGAAGAGACTATCTCTGTTGTGCAATATCGGAtgaaaaagtaa
- the Gpp gene encoding DOT1 like histone lysine methyltransferase grappa isoform X1: MELRLHSPAGAEPIVYQWPLTSGSGSDRHDGALDVVETMRWVCEDLPDLKLPLENNILCDYDTRDYESVKNLCDKFNRAIDSLVQLEKGTSLPSQRLNKRPSRGLLRHILQQTYNQAVVEPDKLNQYEPFSPEVYGETSYELVCQMIDQIDVTEDDVFVDLGSGVGQVVLQMAAATLCKICIGVERADVPSRYAQSMEINFRKWLNWYGKRCGEYRLVKGDFLADEHRESITGATIVFVNNFAFGPTVDHQLKERFADLRDGARIVSSKSFCPLNFRITDRNLSDIGTIMHVSEMSPLKGSVSWTGKPVSYYLHVIDRTKLERYFHRLKNNKQGGDENSDSVISNTANSNNKVTNRGERGDRAKRDLSRQLDSPNHSEQQGTNSDSDADENNIKNRRQPNKIRRKLNRKTNGITRPPARGRQRGRGVKKSKPKKAINISGLDLLHSQTLLSTSPQALGKKPPPAPGCVDQQLSSLSLSLQSHSTSVHEELSIPPAPSATPYALQILLDLYRDQFMLMLESMRTPQYRVSVNTDIAKERERNSKLQSRAAQLEKQIKVLIDDSVALLKARMTELGINATSPGDLLAKAKEIVLRHKQLQAKASKLQAQVASMESEQSRLTALRHQELQEKYSNITSANSISNPPQPLTQDYILKEISATLSQRKRLHCQVSKLEHELNVLERASNEKQVAAIAQQQREAVGTKHSQNQHHHQQQNGKSGSTRKSREGRSRSQEWPDVPDIGKIQENNPEILAQKILETGRQIEAGRMLSRQNTSTSSNSRTRLPQASLSFSTTSSSISSSQPQTNNKETANRTQEPPRVANFEDRLKSIITSVLNEDQQNRNKQQQMQLQVQLQNQTEPDRKRIALPQNVSTPDYTQVSPAKLALRRHLSQERLSSHLTPSDRPTIDSRQSSHDNRIVAGGNGLLGTRTIGDLVSGEIERTLEISNQSIINAAVDMSAIIRPETVYSPISRPASAEGDAGLSTLAHVASYAPTSSAVSTCTTATSRSSVLFTPVTQPQRYTPVQLPRADIKPYHESYFSDNPSQSLAQTHPPPSLHSSQAASNGELLPVEGLAASLHARILNNHNAKTEAMLPTNRRFQPYPRYATSSNSNGSTTTNGIVTAICQSQPSMSVKTEAVVSSISTSGAPLSPLVEPHSNTSTPLVDEPQMTTQRQRNGIGDDDGEADWQDRISSGFDRLVAFASTELDKRRRSTEGVNTSPDSGLGSDSTVTGPPPVIPSPDEALGPPRTPSPTSPRPPNPSNSNTSSTSSVPLKYQRQPDPERHHFKKKFFHRDWNNSGSTSKFRPKGKDWDWNHSGQWPSNDEQS; encoded by the exons ATGGAGCTGCGCCTGCACTCGCCAGCCGGAGCAGAACCGATCGTCTATCAATGGCCCCTCACCTCCGGATCCGGATCT gATCGTCATGATGGTGCACTCGATGTTGTTGAAACAATGCGATGGGTCTGTGAGGATTTACCAGATTTGAAATTACCACTAGAAAATAACATTTTGTGTGATTATGACACAAGGGATTATGAAAGTGTCAAAAATTTATGTGACAAATTCAATAGAGCAATTGATAGTTTAGTTCAATTG GAAAAGGGCACTAGTTTACCGTCTCAGAGGCTAAATAAACGACCTAGCCGAGGTTTATTGCGACACATACTTCAACAAACATATAATCAAGCAGTAGTTGAACCAGACAAATTAAATCAGTATGAACCATTTTCACCGGAAGTATATGGAGAAACCAGCTATGAACTTGTATGTCAAATGATCGATCAGATTGATGTAACAGAAGATGATGTGTTTGTTGATTTGGGATCTGGAGTTGGTCAAGTAGTTCTTCAAATGGCAGCAGCAACATTATGCAAAATCTGTATTGGTGTTGAAAGAGCTGATGTACCATCAAGATATGCACAA AGTATGGAAATAAACTTTCGTAAATGGTTAAATTGGTATGGAAAAAGATGCGGCGAATATCGTTTGGTAAAAGGCGATTTTTTAGCTGACGAACACCGTGAAAGTATTACCGGAGCTACAATTGtctttgttaataattttgcgTTCGGTCCGACGGTGGATCATCAACTAAAAGAACGATTTGCTGACTTACGAGATGGTGCACGCATAGTATCATCAAAATcattttgtcctctcaactttCGCATAACAGATAGAAATCTCAGTG ATATCGGTACAATAATGCATGTCTCAGAAATGTCACCACTGAAAGGCTCTGTCTCTTGGACTGGTAAACCAGTGTCTTATTATTTACATGTAATTGACCGTACCAAGTTAGAACGTTATTTCCACCGTTTAAAGAATAATAAACAAGGTGGTGATGAAAACTCTGATTCTGTGATAAGTAACACTGCCAACAGTAATAATAAGGTTACAAATAGGGGAGAGAGGGGTGACAGAGCTAAACGAGACCTTTCGAGGCAGTTAGATAGTCCAAATCATTCTGAGCAACAAGGGACAAATAGCGATTCAGACGCAGATGAGAATAACATTAAAAATCGTCGGCAACCAAACAAAATACGTAGAAAATTAAACCGAAAAACCAACGGTATTACAAGACCTCCAGCTAGAGGCAGACAGAGAGGAAGAGGTGTGAAAAAATCTAAGCCCAAGAAAGCAATTAATATTTCTGGCCTGGATTTGCTGCATAGTCAAACACTACTTAGTACATCTCCGCAGGCTCTGGGGAAAAAACCACCGCCCGCGCCTGGTTGCGTGGATCAACAGCTATCATCATTATCGCTCTCTTTGCAGTCACATTCCACCTCTGTACACGAAGAACTTAGTATACCACCTGCTCCGTCCGCTACTCCATATGCTTTACAAATACTTTTGGACTTATACAG GGACCAATTTATGCTTATGTTAGAATCAATGAGAACTCCACAGTACAGAGTATCAGTCAATACAGATATtgcaaaagaaagagaaagaaattcaaaactacAATCAAGAGCCGCGCAATTAGAAAAACAGATTAAAGTATTAATTGATGATAGTGTAGCTCTTTTGAAAGCAAGAATGACTGAGTTAGGTATAAATGCTACATCACCTGGAGATTTACTTGCAAAAGCTAAGGAAATAGTTCTTAGACATAAACAGTTGCAAGCAAAAGCGAGTAAATTACAAGCCCAAGTTGCATCCATGGAAAGTGAACAATCAAGATTAACTGCACTTAGACATCAAGAATTGCAAGAAAAATATAGCAATATTACAAGCGCAAACAGCATATCAAATCCACCACAACCGCTCACGCAGGATTACATATTAAAGGAAATATCTGCGACTCTGTCTCAGCGTAAAAGATTACATTGTCAG GTATCCAAATTGGAGCATGAGTTGAATGTTTTAGAAAGAGCGAGCAATGAGAAACAAGTTGCCGCGATTGCTCAACAACAAAGGGAAGCAGTAGGCACTAAACATTCACAAAATCAACATCATCATCAACAACAAAATGGAAAAAGTGGATCAACGCGAAAAAGTAGAGAAGGTCGATCTAggtcacaagaatggcctgatGTTCCtgatattggaaaaatacaggAAAACAATCCGGAAATACTAGCGCAAAAAATTTTGGAAACGGGCAGACAAATAGAAGCTGGTCGAATGTTAAGTAGACAAAATACTAGTACAAGTAGCAATTCTAGGACCAGATTGCCACAGGCATCTCTTAGCTTTTCTACTACTTCGTCATCTATTTCATCCTCGCAACCGCAGACGAATAATAAAGAAACAGCAAATAGAACTCAAGAACCTCCCAGAGTTGCAAACTTTGAAGATAGGTTAAAGAGTATAATTACAAGTGTCTTGAATGAAGATCAACAAAATAGAAATAAGCAACAACAAATGCAGCTACAGGTGCAATTACAAAATCAGACTGAACCAGATAGAAAACGTATTGCATTACCACAAAATGTTTCTACTCCTGATTACACACAG GTTTCACCTGCAAAGTTAGCACTTCGCCGTCATCTCTCTCAAGAACGTCTTTCATCTCACTTAACACCATCTGATAGGCCAACAATCGACTCCAGGCAATCGAGTCATGACAATCGTATTGTAGCAGGAGGAAATGGATTGCTCGGCACCAGGACAATCGGTGATTTGGTCAGCGGAGAGATAGAGAGGACTTTAGAGATATCCAATCAATCAATAATAAATGCAGCCGTTGATATGAGTGCGATAATAAGACCGGAAACTGTATATTCTCCTATCAGCAGACCAGCTAGCGCAGAGGGTGATGCTGGTTTATCAACCCTCGCGCATGTAGCAAGTTATGCTCCAACTTCTTCTGCAGTTTCAACATGTACCACCGCTACTTCAAGATCGTCTGTATTATTTACTCCAGTAACTCAACCACAAAG ATACACACCGGTTCAATTACCTCGTGCAGATATTAAACCTTATCACGAGTCGTATTTCTCTGACAATCCTTCTCAATCTCTTGCACAAACCCATCCTCCGCCATCATTACACTCGTCACAGGCTGCATCGAATGGTGAACTTTTGCCGGTGGAAGGATTGGCAGCCTCTTTACATGCTCGTATATTAAATAATCACAACGCCAAAACCGAGGCAATGCTTCCTACAAATAGAAG ATTTCAACCATATCCTCGATATGCAACCAGTAGTAACAGTAATGGCAGTACGACAACAAATGGCATTGTAACAGCCATTTGTCAATCGCAGCCTTCGATGTCAGTGAAAACAGAGGCAGTCGTGTCGTCGATAAGCACAAGCGGAGCACCGTTAAGTCCTCTTGTAGAGCCACACTCTAATACATCTACTCCCCTAGTCGATGAACCTCAAATGACAACGCAGAGACAGCGAAACGGTATTGGCGACGATG ATGGAGAGGCAGATTGGCAAGACCGTATTAGTTCTGGATTCGATAGGCTGGTTGCATTTGCTTCCACTGAACTAGACAAGAGAAGAAGATCTACGGAAGGTGTAAACACAAGCCCTGATAGTGGTTTAGGATCAGATAGTACTGTAACGGGACCTCCGCCAGTGATTCCTTCACCCGACGAAGCGCTAGGACCTCCTCGTACCCCATCACCGACCAGCCCTCGTCCACCGAATCCCTCCAACAGTAATACAAGCAGCACATCTTCAGTGCCTCTAAAGTATCAACGGCAACCGGATCCTGAACGACACCATTTTAAGAAAAAGTTTTTTCATAGAGATTGGAATAACTCTGGAAGCACCAGTAAGTTTCGTCCTAAAGGCAAGGATTGGGATTGGAATCATTCAGGACAGTGGCCTTCGAATGACGAACAATCTTAA
- the Gpp gene encoding DOT1 like histone lysine methyltransferase grappa isoform X2, whose product MELRLHSPAGAEPIVYQWPLTSGSGSDRHDGALDVVETMRWVCEDLPDLKLPLENNILCDYDTRDYESVKNLCDKFNRAIDSLVQLEKGTSLPSQRLNKRPSRGLLRHILQQTYNQAVVEPDKLNQYEPFSPEVYGETSYELVCQMIDQIDVTEDDVFVDLGSGVGQVVLQMAAATLCKICIGVERADVPSRYAQSMEINFRKWLNWYGKRCGEYRLVKGDFLADEHRESITGATIVFVNNFAFGPTVDHQLKERFADLRDGARIVSSKSFCPLNFRITDRNLSDIGTIMHVSEMSPLKGSVSWTGKPVSYYLHVIDRTKLERYFHRLKNNKQGGDENSDSVISNTANSNNKVTNRGERGDRAKRDLSRQLDSPNHSEQQGTNSDSDADENNIKNRRQPNKIRRKLNRKTNGITRPPARGRQRGRGVKKSKPKKAINISGLDLLHSQTLLSTSPQALGKKPPPAPGCVDQQLSSLSLSLQSHSTSVHEELSIPPAPSATPYALQILLDLYRDQFMLMLESMRTPQYRVSVNTDIAKERERNSKLQSRAAQLEKQIKVLIDDSVALLKARMTELGINATSPGDLLAKAKEIVLRHKQLQAKASKLQAQVASMESEQSRLTALRHQELQEKYSNITSANSISNPPQPLTQDYILKEISATLSQRKRLHCQVSKLEHELNVLERASNEKQVAAIAQQQREAVGTKHSQNQHHHQQQNGKSGSTRKSREGRSRSQEWPDVPDIGKIQENNPEILAQKILETGRQIEAGRMLSRQNTSTSSNSRTRLPQASLSFSTTSSSISSSQPQTNNKETANRTQEPPRVANFEDRLKSIITSVLNEDQQNRNKQQQMQLQVQLQNQTEPDRKRIALPQNVSTPDYTQVSPAKLALRRHLSQERLSSHLTPSDRPTIDSRQSSHDNRIVAGGNGLLGTRTIGDLVSGEIERTLEISNQSIINAAVDMSAIIRPETVYSPISRPASAEGDAGLSTLAHVASYAPTSSAVSTCTTATSRSSVLFTPVTQPQRYTPVQLPRADIKPYHESYFSDNPSQSLAQTHPPPSLHSSQAASNGELLPVEGLAASLHARILNNHNAKTEAMLPTNRRFQPYPRYATSSNSNGSTTTNGIVTAICQSQPSMSVKTEAVVSSISTSGAPLSPLVEPHSNTSTPLVDEPQMTTQRQRNGIGDDDGEADWQDRISSGFDRLVAFASTELDKRRRSTEGVNTSPDSGLGSDSTVTGPPPVIPSPDEALGPPRTPSPTSPRPPNPSNSNTSSTSSVPLKYQRQPDPERHHFKKKFFHRDWNNSGSTSLQN is encoded by the exons ATGGAGCTGCGCCTGCACTCGCCAGCCGGAGCAGAACCGATCGTCTATCAATGGCCCCTCACCTCCGGATCCGGATCT gATCGTCATGATGGTGCACTCGATGTTGTTGAAACAATGCGATGGGTCTGTGAGGATTTACCAGATTTGAAATTACCACTAGAAAATAACATTTTGTGTGATTATGACACAAGGGATTATGAAAGTGTCAAAAATTTATGTGACAAATTCAATAGAGCAATTGATAGTTTAGTTCAATTG GAAAAGGGCACTAGTTTACCGTCTCAGAGGCTAAATAAACGACCTAGCCGAGGTTTATTGCGACACATACTTCAACAAACATATAATCAAGCAGTAGTTGAACCAGACAAATTAAATCAGTATGAACCATTTTCACCGGAAGTATATGGAGAAACCAGCTATGAACTTGTATGTCAAATGATCGATCAGATTGATGTAACAGAAGATGATGTGTTTGTTGATTTGGGATCTGGAGTTGGTCAAGTAGTTCTTCAAATGGCAGCAGCAACATTATGCAAAATCTGTATTGGTGTTGAAAGAGCTGATGTACCATCAAGATATGCACAA AGTATGGAAATAAACTTTCGTAAATGGTTAAATTGGTATGGAAAAAGATGCGGCGAATATCGTTTGGTAAAAGGCGATTTTTTAGCTGACGAACACCGTGAAAGTATTACCGGAGCTACAATTGtctttgttaataattttgcgTTCGGTCCGACGGTGGATCATCAACTAAAAGAACGATTTGCTGACTTACGAGATGGTGCACGCATAGTATCATCAAAATcattttgtcctctcaactttCGCATAACAGATAGAAATCTCAGTG ATATCGGTACAATAATGCATGTCTCAGAAATGTCACCACTGAAAGGCTCTGTCTCTTGGACTGGTAAACCAGTGTCTTATTATTTACATGTAATTGACCGTACCAAGTTAGAACGTTATTTCCACCGTTTAAAGAATAATAAACAAGGTGGTGATGAAAACTCTGATTCTGTGATAAGTAACACTGCCAACAGTAATAATAAGGTTACAAATAGGGGAGAGAGGGGTGACAGAGCTAAACGAGACCTTTCGAGGCAGTTAGATAGTCCAAATCATTCTGAGCAACAAGGGACAAATAGCGATTCAGACGCAGATGAGAATAACATTAAAAATCGTCGGCAACCAAACAAAATACGTAGAAAATTAAACCGAAAAACCAACGGTATTACAAGACCTCCAGCTAGAGGCAGACAGAGAGGAAGAGGTGTGAAAAAATCTAAGCCCAAGAAAGCAATTAATATTTCTGGCCTGGATTTGCTGCATAGTCAAACACTACTTAGTACATCTCCGCAGGCTCTGGGGAAAAAACCACCGCCCGCGCCTGGTTGCGTGGATCAACAGCTATCATCATTATCGCTCTCTTTGCAGTCACATTCCACCTCTGTACACGAAGAACTTAGTATACCACCTGCTCCGTCCGCTACTCCATATGCTTTACAAATACTTTTGGACTTATACAG GGACCAATTTATGCTTATGTTAGAATCAATGAGAACTCCACAGTACAGAGTATCAGTCAATACAGATATtgcaaaagaaagagaaagaaattcaaaactacAATCAAGAGCCGCGCAATTAGAAAAACAGATTAAAGTATTAATTGATGATAGTGTAGCTCTTTTGAAAGCAAGAATGACTGAGTTAGGTATAAATGCTACATCACCTGGAGATTTACTTGCAAAAGCTAAGGAAATAGTTCTTAGACATAAACAGTTGCAAGCAAAAGCGAGTAAATTACAAGCCCAAGTTGCATCCATGGAAAGTGAACAATCAAGATTAACTGCACTTAGACATCAAGAATTGCAAGAAAAATATAGCAATATTACAAGCGCAAACAGCATATCAAATCCACCACAACCGCTCACGCAGGATTACATATTAAAGGAAATATCTGCGACTCTGTCTCAGCGTAAAAGATTACATTGTCAG GTATCCAAATTGGAGCATGAGTTGAATGTTTTAGAAAGAGCGAGCAATGAGAAACAAGTTGCCGCGATTGCTCAACAACAAAGGGAAGCAGTAGGCACTAAACATTCACAAAATCAACATCATCATCAACAACAAAATGGAAAAAGTGGATCAACGCGAAAAAGTAGAGAAGGTCGATCTAggtcacaagaatggcctgatGTTCCtgatattggaaaaatacaggAAAACAATCCGGAAATACTAGCGCAAAAAATTTTGGAAACGGGCAGACAAATAGAAGCTGGTCGAATGTTAAGTAGACAAAATACTAGTACAAGTAGCAATTCTAGGACCAGATTGCCACAGGCATCTCTTAGCTTTTCTACTACTTCGTCATCTATTTCATCCTCGCAACCGCAGACGAATAATAAAGAAACAGCAAATAGAACTCAAGAACCTCCCAGAGTTGCAAACTTTGAAGATAGGTTAAAGAGTATAATTACAAGTGTCTTGAATGAAGATCAACAAAATAGAAATAAGCAACAACAAATGCAGCTACAGGTGCAATTACAAAATCAGACTGAACCAGATAGAAAACGTATTGCATTACCACAAAATGTTTCTACTCCTGATTACACACAG GTTTCACCTGCAAAGTTAGCACTTCGCCGTCATCTCTCTCAAGAACGTCTTTCATCTCACTTAACACCATCTGATAGGCCAACAATCGACTCCAGGCAATCGAGTCATGACAATCGTATTGTAGCAGGAGGAAATGGATTGCTCGGCACCAGGACAATCGGTGATTTGGTCAGCGGAGAGATAGAGAGGACTTTAGAGATATCCAATCAATCAATAATAAATGCAGCCGTTGATATGAGTGCGATAATAAGACCGGAAACTGTATATTCTCCTATCAGCAGACCAGCTAGCGCAGAGGGTGATGCTGGTTTATCAACCCTCGCGCATGTAGCAAGTTATGCTCCAACTTCTTCTGCAGTTTCAACATGTACCACCGCTACTTCAAGATCGTCTGTATTATTTACTCCAGTAACTCAACCACAAAG ATACACACCGGTTCAATTACCTCGTGCAGATATTAAACCTTATCACGAGTCGTATTTCTCTGACAATCCTTCTCAATCTCTTGCACAAACCCATCCTCCGCCATCATTACACTCGTCACAGGCTGCATCGAATGGTGAACTTTTGCCGGTGGAAGGATTGGCAGCCTCTTTACATGCTCGTATATTAAATAATCACAACGCCAAAACCGAGGCAATGCTTCCTACAAATAGAAG ATTTCAACCATATCCTCGATATGCAACCAGTAGTAACAGTAATGGCAGTACGACAACAAATGGCATTGTAACAGCCATTTGTCAATCGCAGCCTTCGATGTCAGTGAAAACAGAGGCAGTCGTGTCGTCGATAAGCACAAGCGGAGCACCGTTAAGTCCTCTTGTAGAGCCACACTCTAATACATCTACTCCCCTAGTCGATGAACCTCAAATGACAACGCAGAGACAGCGAAACGGTATTGGCGACGATG ATGGAGAGGCAGATTGGCAAGACCGTATTAGTTCTGGATTCGATAGGCTGGTTGCATTTGCTTCCACTGAACTAGACAAGAGAAGAAGATCTACGGAAGGTGTAAACACAAGCCCTGATAGTGGTTTAGGATCAGATAGTACTGTAACGGGACCTCCGCCAGTGATTCCTTCACCCGACGAAGCGCTAGGACCTCCTCGTACCCCATCACCGACCAGCCCTCGTCCACCGAATCCCTCCAACAGTAATACAAGCAGCACATCTTCAGTGCCTCTAAAGTATCAACGGCAACCGGATCCTGAACGACACCATTTTAAGAAAAAGTTTTTTCATAGAGATTGGAATAACTCTGGAAGCACCA GTTTGCAGAATTGA